A window of Neorhizobium galegae bv. orientalis str. HAMBI 540 genomic DNA:
GGCGATCTGATCGATCGTGGCGCCGCGGAAACCGTTCTGGGAAAATACGTCGAGCGCCGCTTCGAGGATACGCTCCTCCTTCTCTTCCTGGATGCGGGTGCGTCTCTGCGTTTTCGCCGCCCTCGGGATGGCCATGCGTGTCCCTGCCCTCTTCCGCGTCCGTTTGCGCTTTAGAAATTCCGTGGATTTTTCTTGATTTTCGTCTTGAGTGGCGCGGCGGAAATAGTAATGTTTTACCAAGCGGTCAAATTATCGGCGACAAGCGGAATAAACGCAATGCCGATCTTCAAGTGCTGTGGCGCGCGAAGGACCGACGGGAACGAAAAGCATGCCGCCCGCTCCGGGTGGACGTAAAACAGGCGAGGACTAAAAAATGGTGGCAGCACCCGGCGAGAACTTGCGCATCAACGGCGATCGTCTCTGGGACATGCTCATGGACATGGCGAAGATCGGCCCCGGCATTGCCGGCGGCAACAATCGCCAGACGCTAACGGATGCGGACGGCGAAGGCCGCCATCTCTTCAAGCGGTGGTGCGAGGCCGAGGGGATGACGGTCGGCGTCGACAGGATGGGCACCATGTTTGCCACCCGCGCCGGCACCGATCCAGATGCGCTGCCAGTCTATGTCGGCAGCCATCTCGACACCCAGCCGACCGGCGGCAAATATGACGGCGTTCTCGGCGTGCTCGGCGCGCTGGAAGTGGTGCGCACCATGAACGACCTCGGCATCAAGACCAAGCACCCGATCGTCGTCACCAACTGGGCGAACGAGGAAGGCGCGCGGTTTGCGCCGGCCATGCTGGCATCGGGCGTGTTCGCCGGCGTGCATTCGATCGACTATGCCTATGGCCGCAAGGATCCGGACGGCAAGACCTATGGCGACGAGCTGAAGCGCATCGGCTGGCTCGGCGACGAGGAGGTCGGCGCGCGAAAAATGCACGCCTATTTCGAATACCATATCGAACAGGGGCCGATCCTCGAGGCCGAGAACAAGCAGATCGGCGTCGTCACCCACTGTCAGGGCCTCTGGTGGCTGGAATTCACCCTGATCGGGCGCGAGGCGCATACCGGCTCGACGCCGATGAACCTGCGCGTCAATGCCGGACTCGCCTTCGGCCGCATCCTCGAAATGGTGCAGGCGGGGGCGATGTCCGAACAGCCGGGCGCCGTCGGCGGCGTCGGCCAGGTGTTCTTCTCGCCGAACTCCCGCAACGTTTTGCCGGGCAAAGTGGTCTTCACCGTCGACATCCGCACGCCCTCCCAGGAAAAGCTGGACCGCATGCGGGCGACGATCGAGAAACAGGCGGCCGAAATCTGCGAGCCGCTCGGCGTCGGCTGTTCTGTCGAGGCGGTCGGCCATTTCGATCCGGTGACCTTCGATCCGGTCCTAGTCGGCCGTGTCCGAGAAGCGGCAGAAAAGCTCGGCTACAGCCATATGAACATCATCTCCGGCGCCGGCCACGACGCCTGCTGGGCCGCCAAGGTGGCCCCCTCGACGATGATCATGTGCCCCTGCGTCGGCGGGCTTTCGCACAACGAAGCGGAAGAGATTTCCAAGGAATGGGCGGCGGCGGGGGCGGATGTGCTGTTCCATGCCGTGCTGGAGACGGCGGAGATTGTGGAGTAGCATTGCAACCGCCAACCTTGAGACAGGAAACGGACAATGGGACGACCAAGGGAAATATCACCCGAAGAACGAGCCGAACTGATCCGCCAGGGATATCGGCCGATTGAGATCTGGGTACCGGACCTCACCCACGAAGCTTTCCGCCGACAGGCGGAGGAAGAAATGCGCCGGATCGCAGAAGCGGATGCGAAAGAAGACATTGAGGACTGGATCGAAGCCGTTGGCCCAGCCGATTGGGACAAGCCGTGAAGTTGAGCCGAGGAGACGTCGTGATCGCGGTCTTTCCTGGTGAACTTGGCAAACCTCGGCCCGCCGTTATTCTTCAGGCTGACGAGTTTCTCGTGACCTACACGACAGCTCTAGCCTGCCCTTTGACGACGCATCTGCTTGAAGCACCGCTTCTTCGGCCGATCATCGAGCCCAGTGCTCAGAACGGGCTCCAACATCTGTCTCAGGTCATGGTCGAGAAGATCACGCCGGTCAGAAAAGAGGTCATCGGCCAGCAGGTCGGCCGTCTGGCCGATAGCGACATGAGCCGAATTGAAATCGCCCTCGTCCACGTCACCGGATTGACGCATACCATCGCCCCCGAAAGGGATCCAAAACGAACAGGGGAACAACAATGACCACAGTCATCAAGGGTGGAACCATCGTCACGGCCGACCTGACCTACAAGGCGGACGTGAAGATCGACGGCGGCAAAATCATCGAGATCGGCCCGAACCTTGTGGGCGATACCACGCTGGATGCGACGGGCTGTTATGTCATGCCGGGGGGCATCGATCCGCATGTGCATCTCGAAATGCCGTTCATGGGCACCTATTCCGCCGACGACTTCGAGAGCGGCACGCGGGCGGCGCTCGCCGGCGGCACGACCATGGTGGTCGATTTCTGCCTGCCCGAGCCCGGCCAGTCGCTGCTCGACGCGCTGAAGCGCTGGGACAACAAGGCGACCCGCGCCAATTGCGACTATTCCTTCCATATGTCGGTCACCTGGTGGGGCGAGCAGGTCTTCAACGAGATGAAGGCGGTCGTCGCGCATCACGGCATCAACACCTTCAAGCATTTCATGGCCTACAAAGGCGCGCTGATGGTGAACGACGACGAGATGTTCGCCTCGTTTTCGCGTTGCGCCGAGCTTGGCGCCCTGCCGCTGGTGCATGCCGAAAACGGCGACGTCGTCGCCGCCATGCAGACCAAGCTGATGGACGAGGGCAATAACGGCCCCGAGGCGCATGCCTATTCCCGCCCTGCCTCCGTCGAGGGCGAGGCGACCAACCGCGCCATCATCATCGCCGATATGGCCGGCGTACCCCTCTATGTCGTCCACACATCCTGCGAGCAGGCCCATGAAGCGATCCGCCGCGCCCGCCAGAACGGCATGCGCGTTTATGGCGAGCCGCTGATCCAGCACCTGACGCTGGACGAGAGCGAATATTTCAACAAGGACTGGGACCATTCGGCCCGCCGGGTAATGTCGCCGCCATTCCGCAGCAAGCAGCATCAGGACAGCCTGTGGGCGGGCCTCGCCTCCGGTTCGCTGCAGGTGGTAGCGACCGACCACTGCGCGTTCACGACCGACCAGAAGCGCACCGGTCTCGGCGATTTCAGAAAGATCCCGAATGGAACCGGCGGCCTCGAAGACCGGCTGCCGATGCTGTGGATGCATGGCGTCGCAACCGGCCGCATCACCATGAACGAGTTCGTGGCAGTGACCTCCACCAATATCGCAAAGATCCTCAACATCTATCCGAGGAAGGGCGCGATCCTGGTCGGAGCCGACGCGGATATCGTCGTTCTCGATCCGAACAGATCGAAGACGATCTCGGCCAAGAGCCAGCAGTCGGCGATCGACTACAACGTCTTCGAAGGCAAGGAAGTAACCGGCCTGCCCCGTTATACACTGACCCGCGGCGTCGTCGCGATCGAGGACGGGGCGATCAGGACGCAGGAAGGTCACGGCCAGTTCGTCAAGCGCGAGCCTTATCCGGCGGTCAACAAGGCGCTGTCGACCTGGAAGGAACTGACCTCGCCCCGCAAGGTGGAACGGTCAGGCATTCCGGCCAGCGGGGTTTGAACGGGAAACGATGTCCTTTCCGCAGAATGGCGCAATCTCAAGCCACCAGCCCGTCAAGCTCCGGCAGCAGCACGACGCTTTCCTGTTCGTTCGGGTCGGTGCGGGCGATCACCGCCGAACAGGGCGCGTCGGAAATGTTCGCCGGCAGGTGCGGCACGCCGGCGGGGATATACATCATCTCGCCGGCCGAGAGTTCGGCACATTCCTCCAACCGGTCGCCATACCAGGTGACGGCCGAGCCGGAGAGTACGTAGATGGCGGTCTCGTGGGTTTCATGCAGATGGGCCTTCGCCCGTGCGCCCGGCGGAATGGTGAGGAGGTGCATGCAAATGCCTTTGGATCCGACCGTTTCCGCCGCGATCCCCTCGAAATAGCTCAAGCCCTGCTTGCCATCGTAGGCCGCACCGGGTTTGACGACACGGCAGGTGGGTTTTGATGCATTGTCCATTGCCAGTTTCCTCTGTCGAACGGGATCTGCCGCGAGCATATCATGACGGTTCGGGAGCGGGAGCCAACGAAAAGAAGATCAGCACACCGCAATGATCGATATCCTGCGCAACGGTGACGTCTATACTGTACGCTTCGCAGACGGATTTGAATGGGGGCCTTTCGAGACATGTCATTGAATAACATCCGCTTCACCATCGCATCCGCGATGCTTGCCGCAATCTCGGTTGCCGTTCCCGCCGGGGCCGTGACCTTCCTTGACGGCGCCTATGGCAGCAAGGAAGGCTGCACTTATGCCGAGACCGGCGAATCGTCCGGCGCCGACGATTTCCTGCTGCTCAACGACGAAGGCGTGACGACATCCGTTTCTGCCTGCGAATTCAAGGGTGTTCCCAAGAAGACGGCAAACGGTTTTACCATCAAGGCACAATGCGATGCCGAAGGGGAAAAGGGGCCGGAAGACACTGCGACGCTCACCAAATCCGCCAAAGGCTACACCGTCAGTTTCCGCGACGGCACCAAGCTGGGACCGATGCCGAAAT
This region includes:
- a CDS encoding type II toxin-antitoxin system PemK/MazF family toxin, coding for MIAVFPGELGKPRPAVILQADEFLVTYTTALACPLTTHLLEAPLLRPIIEPSAQNGLQHLSQVMVEKITPVRKEVIGQQVGRLADSDMSRIEIALVHVTGLTHTIAPERDPKRTGEQQ
- a CDS encoding Zn-dependent hydrolase — its product is MVAAPGENLRINGDRLWDMLMDMAKIGPGIAGGNNRQTLTDADGEGRHLFKRWCEAEGMTVGVDRMGTMFATRAGTDPDALPVYVGSHLDTQPTGGKYDGVLGVLGALEVVRTMNDLGIKTKHPIVVTNWANEEGARFAPAMLASGVFAGVHSIDYAYGRKDPDGKTYGDELKRIGWLGDEEVGARKMHAYFEYHIEQGPILEAENKQIGVVTHCQGLWWLEFTLIGREAHTGSTPMNLRVNAGLAFGRILEMVQAGAMSEQPGAVGGVGQVFFSPNSRNVLPGKVVFTVDIRTPSQEKLDRMRATIEKQAAEICEPLGVGCSVEAVGHFDPVTFDPVLVGRVREAAEKLGYSHMNIISGAGHDACWAAKVAPSTMIMCPCVGGLSHNEAEEISKEWAAAGADVLFHAVLETAEIVE
- a CDS encoding antitoxin MazE-like protein — protein: MGRPREISPEERAELIRQGYRPIEIWVPDLTHEAFRRQAEEEMRRIAEADAKEDIEDWIEAVGPADWDKP
- the hydA gene encoding dihydropyrimidinase; translated protein: MTTVIKGGTIVTADLTYKADVKIDGGKIIEIGPNLVGDTTLDATGCYVMPGGIDPHVHLEMPFMGTYSADDFESGTRAALAGGTTMVVDFCLPEPGQSLLDALKRWDNKATRANCDYSFHMSVTWWGEQVFNEMKAVVAHHGINTFKHFMAYKGALMVNDDEMFASFSRCAELGALPLVHAENGDVVAAMQTKLMDEGNNGPEAHAYSRPASVEGEATNRAIIIADMAGVPLYVVHTSCEQAHEAIRRARQNGMRVYGEPLIQHLTLDESEYFNKDWDHSARRVMSPPFRSKQHQDSLWAGLASGSLQVVATDHCAFTTDQKRTGLGDFRKIPNGTGGLEDRLPMLWMHGVATGRITMNEFVAVTSTNIAKILNIYPRKGAILVGADADIVVLDPNRSKTISAKSQQSAIDYNVFEGKEVTGLPRYTLTRGVVAIEDGAIRTQEGHGQFVKREPYPAVNKALSTWKELTSPRKVERSGIPASGV
- a CDS encoding cupin domain-containing protein; amino-acid sequence: MDNASKPTCRVVKPGAAYDGKQGLSYFEGIAAETVGSKGICMHLLTIPPGARAKAHLHETHETAIYVLSGSAVTWYGDRLEECAELSAGEMMYIPAGVPHLPANISDAPCSAVIARTDPNEQESVVLLPELDGLVA